The following proteins are encoded in a genomic region of Streptomyces lunaelactis:
- a CDS encoding sensor histidine kinase, with product MGRGRLRIYLGAAPGVGKTYSMLSEAHRRVERGTDCVVAFVEHHGRSRTEVMLHGLEQIQRREIEYRGTVFTEMDVDAVLERKPAVALVDELAHTNVPGSRNAKRWQDVEELLAAGIDVISTVNIQHLESLGDVVESITGVRQRETVPDEVVRRADQIELVDMSPQALRRRMAHGNIYTSDKVDAALSNYFRPGNLTALRELALLWVADRVDEYLQQYRGEHDIRSTWQARERIVVGLTGGPEGRTLIRRASRMAAKGSGSEILAVYIARSDGLTSASPKELAVQRTLVEDLGGTFHHVIGDDVPSSLLEFARGVNATQIVLGSSRRKAWQYIFGPGVGATVARDSGPDLDVHIVTHDAVGKGRGLPVARGARLGRSRIIAGWLVGVAGPAALALLLTNVDADLGLANDMLLFLSLTVTAALLGGLLPALASAAFGSLLLNYYFTPPLHKLTISDPKNIVAIVIFVSVAVAVASVVDLAARRTHQAARLRAESEILSFLAGSVLRGETSLDALLERVRETFSMESVALLERVSDVDPWTCAGSVGPSSVVRPEDADVDMPVGDHMALALSGRVLPAEDRRVLAAFAAQAAVVLDRQRLVGQAEEARRLAEGNRIRTALLAAVSHDLRTPLAAIKAAVSSLRSDDVSWSEEDEAELLEGIEDGADRLDHLVGNLLDMSRLQTGTVTPLIRVTDLDEVVPMALVGVPAESVGLDIPETLPMVAVDRGLLERAVANIVENAVKYSPDATPVTVAASALGDRVEVRVADRGPGVPDEEKERIFEPFQRYGDAPRGAGVGLGLAVARGFVEAMGGTLTAEDTPGGGMTMVLTLKAAPGIAPVSPDLSAQVTS from the coding sequence CGCACCGAGGTGATGCTGCACGGCCTGGAGCAGATCCAGCGCCGTGAGATCGAGTACCGCGGCACCGTCTTCACCGAGATGGACGTCGACGCCGTCCTCGAGCGCAAGCCCGCCGTCGCTCTCGTGGACGAACTGGCACACACCAATGTGCCCGGCTCGCGCAACGCCAAGCGGTGGCAGGACGTCGAGGAACTGCTCGCGGCCGGTATCGACGTCATATCCACTGTCAACATCCAGCACCTCGAGTCACTCGGCGACGTCGTCGAGTCGATCACCGGCGTACGCCAGCGGGAGACCGTCCCCGACGAGGTCGTCCGCCGGGCGGACCAGATCGAGCTTGTCGACATGTCACCCCAGGCGCTCCGTCGCCGGATGGCGCACGGCAACATCTACACGTCGGACAAGGTCGACGCGGCCCTCTCCAACTACTTCCGCCCCGGAAACCTCACCGCCCTGCGCGAGCTCGCCCTCCTCTGGGTCGCCGACCGGGTCGACGAATACCTCCAGCAGTACCGCGGCGAGCACGACATCCGCTCCACCTGGCAGGCCCGCGAGCGCATCGTCGTCGGCCTCACCGGCGGCCCCGAGGGCCGTACCCTCATCCGCCGTGCGTCGCGGATGGCCGCCAAGGGCTCCGGCAGTGAGATCCTCGCCGTCTACATCGCCCGCAGCGACGGACTGACCTCCGCCTCGCCCAAGGAACTGGCCGTCCAGCGGACCCTCGTCGAGGACCTCGGCGGCACCTTCCACCACGTCATCGGCGACGACGTACCGTCCTCGCTGCTGGAGTTCGCGCGCGGCGTCAACGCCACCCAGATCGTGCTCGGATCCAGCCGCCGCAAGGCCTGGCAGTACATCTTCGGACCCGGCGTCGGCGCGACCGTCGCCCGTGACTCCGGGCCCGACCTCGACGTGCACATCGTCACGCACGACGCGGTCGGCAAGGGCCGCGGGCTGCCGGTGGCACGCGGCGCGCGGCTCGGCCGCTCCCGCATCATCGCGGGCTGGCTGGTCGGCGTCGCAGGACCGGCGGCGCTGGCGCTGCTCCTGACGAACGTCGACGCGGACCTCGGTCTCGCCAACGACATGCTGCTGTTCCTGTCGCTGACCGTGACGGCCGCACTGCTCGGCGGACTTCTCCCGGCACTGGCCTCGGCCGCCTTCGGCTCGCTGCTGCTGAACTACTACTTCACTCCGCCGCTGCACAAGCTCACGATCTCCGACCCCAAGAACATCGTCGCCATCGTGATCTTCGTGTCCGTGGCCGTCGCGGTCGCGTCCGTGGTGGACCTGGCGGCCCGCCGTACCCACCAGGCGGCCCGGCTGCGCGCCGAGTCCGAGATCCTCTCCTTCCTGGCCGGCAGCGTGCTGCGCGGTGAGACCTCGCTGGACGCGCTGCTGGAGCGGGTGCGGGAGACCTTCAGCATGGAGTCGGTGGCGCTGCTGGAGCGGGTGAGCGACGTCGACCCCTGGACCTGCGCGGGCAGCGTCGGCCCCAGCTCCGTCGTACGTCCCGAGGACGCGGACGTGGACATGCCGGTCGGCGACCATATGGCGCTGGCCCTGTCGGGCCGCGTACTGCCCGCCGAGGACCGCCGGGTACTGGCCGCCTTCGCCGCCCAGGCCGCGGTCGTGCTGGACCGGCAGCGTCTGGTCGGGCAGGCGGAGGAGGCCCGCAGGCTCGCCGAGGGCAACCGCATCCGTACGGCCCTGCTCGCCGCCGTCAGCCACGATCTGCGCACCCCGCTCGCCGCCATCAAGGCCGCCGTCTCCTCGCTCAGGTCCGACGATGTCTCCTGGTCCGAGGAGGACGAGGCCGAACTGCTGGAGGGCATCGAGGACGGCGCCGACCGACTCGACCATCTGGTGGGCAACCTCCTCGACATGTCGCGGCTGCAGACCGGCACCGTCACCCCGCTGATCCGGGTGACCGACCTCGACGAGGTCGTCCCGATGGCGCTCGTCGGGGTGCCCGCCGAGAGCGTCGGGCTGGACATCCCGGAGACGCTGCCGATGGTGGCCGTCGACCGGGGACTGCTGGAGCGGGCCGTCGCCAACATCGTGGAGAACGCCGTCAAGTACAGCCCCGACGCCACACCCGTCACGGTGGCAGCGAGCGCGCTCGGCGACCGTGTCGAGGTGCGGGTCGCGGACCGCGGACCCGGTGTCCCGGATGAGGAGAAGGAGCGGATTTTCGAGCCGTTCCAGCGCTACGGTGACGCTCCACGCGGTGCCGGAGTGGGACTCGGTCTCGCGGTCGCCCGCGGCTTCGTCGAGGCCATGGGCGGCACACTCACCGCCGAGGACACCCCCGGAGGTGGCATGACCATGGTCCTCACCCTCAAGGCGGCGCCCGGGATCGCACCGGTCAGCCCCGATCTCTCCGCTCAGGTCACCTCATGA
- a CDS encoding response regulator yields MTRVLVVDDEPQIVRALVINLKARKYEVDAAPDGATALQLAAARHPDVIVLDLGLPDMDGVEVIKGLRGWTRVPILVLSARHTSDEKVEALDAGADDYVTKPFGMDELLARLRAAVRRAEPVGSGDDDVVTVETEGFTVDLAAKKVHRDGRDVRLTPTEWHLLEVLVRNTGRLVSQKQLLQEVWGPSYGTETNYLRVYMAQLRRKLEADPSHPRHFVTEPGMGYRFERS; encoded by the coding sequence ATGACCCGGGTGCTCGTGGTCGACGACGAGCCGCAGATCGTACGCGCCCTCGTGATCAACCTGAAGGCGCGCAAGTACGAGGTGGATGCGGCTCCCGACGGTGCGACCGCGCTCCAGCTGGCCGCGGCACGCCACCCCGACGTCATCGTCCTCGACCTCGGTCTGCCCGACATGGACGGCGTCGAGGTGATCAAGGGCCTGCGCGGCTGGACCCGAGTCCCGATCCTGGTGCTGTCCGCCCGCCACACCTCCGACGAGAAGGTCGAGGCGCTGGACGCCGGCGCCGACGACTACGTCACCAAGCCCTTCGGCATGGACGAGCTGCTGGCCCGGCTGCGCGCCGCGGTCCGCCGGGCCGAGCCGGTCGGCAGCGGTGACGACGATGTCGTCACCGTCGAGACGGAGGGCTTCACCGTCGACCTGGCGGCGAAGAAGGTGCACCGGGACGGGCGCGATGTCCGGCTGACCCCGACCGAGTGGCATCTGCTGGAAGTGCTCGTACGGAACACGGGCCGGCTGGTCAGCCAGAAGCAGCTGCTCCAGGAGGTCTGGGGCCCCTCGTACGGCACAGAGACCAACTATCTGCGGGTCTACATGGCCCAGCTGCGCCGCAAGCTCGAGGCCGATCCCTCGCACCCCAGGCACTTCGTCACCGAGCCGGGTATGGGATACCGCTTCGAGCGTTCCTGA
- a CDS encoding OB-fold nucleic acid binding domain-containing protein produces the protein MSAVPRSEKADRPAKPAGRFRRMLDRLSTSQEDLESEELQEDAQASGCTRIAECRDRQIVRVTGTLRTVTLRPRAGVPALEAELFDGTAPLDVVWLGRRSIVGIEPGRRLIASGRISMSHGRRVLFNPKYELRPLGQE, from the coding sequence ATGAGTGCCGTACCCCGTTCCGAGAAGGCCGACCGGCCGGCGAAGCCCGCCGGCCGGTTCCGCCGCATGCTCGACCGGCTGTCCACCTCCCAGGAGGACCTCGAGTCCGAGGAGCTGCAGGAGGACGCCCAGGCCTCGGGGTGTACTCGCATCGCCGAATGCCGCGACCGCCAGATAGTCCGGGTGACTGGTACCTTGCGCACGGTCACCCTGCGTCCGCGGGCCGGAGTGCCAGCGCTGGAGGCGGAGCTTTTCGACGGTACGGCCCCGCTGGACGTCGTCTGGCTCGGCCGCCGTTCCATCGTGGGCATAGAGCCGGGCCGCAGGCTCATCGCCTCGGGCCGGATCTCCATGAGCCACGGCCGCCGGGTGCTGTTCAACCCCAAATACGAACTCCGACCGCTCGGACAGGAGTAG
- a CDS encoding DUF3159 domain-containing protein has product MTSLDKPTTTTNDQKQQENDAKAVTEAALFEAFGGVRGMVETVLPGLLFVSIFTVNKDLHISAIAALAVSLLLVAVRLIRRDTVKHAFSGVFGVAFGVVFAMMTGNAKDFYLPGMLYTLGLAVAYIATTIAGVPLIGLILGPVFKENLSWRTRNPGRKKAYAKASWAWGLILLAKCAILFPLYWWADTAQLGWVLVALKIPPFLLAVYLTWVFLAKAPAPIDVFAEMEAQEQAEKERERTAERFGEAMEPLVDETVQSVADGPAKHRKP; this is encoded by the coding sequence GTGACGTCTCTCGACAAGCCGACCACCACGACGAACGACCAGAAGCAGCAGGAGAACGACGCGAAGGCCGTTACGGAGGCCGCGCTGTTCGAGGCCTTCGGCGGCGTGCGCGGCATGGTGGAGACGGTCCTGCCCGGACTGCTCTTCGTGTCGATCTTCACGGTCAACAAGGACCTCCATATCTCGGCCATCGCGGCCCTGGCGGTCTCGTTGCTGCTCGTCGCGGTGCGGCTGATCCGCCGGGACACCGTCAAGCACGCCTTCAGCGGCGTCTTCGGCGTGGCCTTCGGTGTGGTCTTCGCGATGATGACCGGCAACGCGAAGGACTTCTATCTGCCGGGCATGCTCTACACGCTCGGGCTGGCCGTGGCGTACATCGCGACGACGATCGCGGGCGTCCCGCTGATCGGCCTGATCCTCGGCCCGGTCTTCAAGGAGAACCTCTCCTGGCGGACCCGTAACCCCGGCAGGAAGAAGGCGTACGCCAAAGCGAGTTGGGCGTGGGGCCTGATCCTGCTCGCCAAGTGCGCGATCCTCTTCCCGCTCTACTGGTGGGCGGACACGGCCCAGCTCGGCTGGGTGCTGGTGGCGCTGAAGATCCCGCCGTTCCTGCTCGCGGTGTATCTGACGTGGGTCTTCCTGGCGAAGGCACCGGCGCCGATCGACGTCTTCGCGGAGATGGAGGCGCAGGAGCAGGCCGAGAAGGAGCGCGAGCGCACCGCGGAGCGGTTCGGGGAGGCGATGGAGCCTCTGGTCGACGAGACCGTCCAGAGCGTCGCGGACGGCCCGGCCAAGCACCGCAAGCCGTAG
- a CDS encoding potassium channel family protein: MRVAIAGAGAVGRSIAGELLENGHEVLLIDKAPTAISVERVPQAEWLLADACEITSLDEAALQRCNVVIAATGDDKVNLVVSLLAKTEYGVPRVVARVNNPKNEWLFNESWGVDVAVSTPRLMSALVEEAVSVGDLVRLLRFSHGDANLVELTLPPESALAGTQVSDVAWPEDTSLVTIIRGSRVLTPGDEETLEAGDELLFVAAQAREEQLEDLLSVRREDATS; the protein is encoded by the coding sequence ATGCGGGTCGCTATTGCGGGCGCGGGCGCGGTGGGCCGTTCCATCGCGGGCGAGCTCCTGGAGAACGGGCACGAGGTGCTCCTGATCGACAAGGCGCCGACCGCCATTTCGGTGGAGCGGGTGCCGCAGGCGGAGTGGCTGCTGGCCGACGCCTGCGAGATCACCTCGCTGGACGAGGCCGCACTGCAGCGGTGCAACGTCGTGATCGCGGCGACCGGTGACGACAAGGTCAATCTGGTCGTCTCGCTGCTGGCGAAGACCGAGTACGGGGTGCCCCGGGTGGTCGCCCGGGTCAACAACCCCAAGAACGAGTGGCTGTTCAACGAGTCCTGGGGCGTCGATGTCGCGGTGTCCACACCGCGTCTGATGTCGGCGCTGGTGGAGGAGGCGGTGAGCGTCGGCGATCTCGTACGGCTGCTGCGCTTCAGCCACGGCGACGCGAACCTGGTCGAGCTCACGCTGCCCCCGGAGTCGGCACTGGCCGGCACCCAGGTCAGCGATGTGGCCTGGCCGGAGGACACCTCCCTGGTCACGATCATCCGCGGCTCGCGGGTGCTGACGCCGGGCGACGAGGAGACGCTGGAGGCGGGCGACGAGCTGCTGTTCGTGGCTGCGCAGGCGCGCGAGGAGCAGCTGGAGGACCTGCTGTCGGTCCGCCGCGAGGACGCGACGAGCTGA
- a CDS encoding potassium channel family protein gives MHIVIMGCGRVGAALAQTLEQQGHTVAVVDQDPTAFRRLGSGFGGRRVTGVGFDQDTLREAGIEEAGAFAAVSSGDNSNIIAARVAREMFGIENVAARIYDPRRAEVYQRLGIPTVATVRWTADQMLRRLLPSGAEPLWRDPSGGVQLAEVHTSASWIGHKVSTLQEETGVRVAFLTRLGEAILPSSQTVLQEGDLVHVMMRTDEIEKVEAAFAEGPEEGGH, from the coding sequence GTGCACATCGTCATCATGGGATGCGGGCGAGTGGGAGCAGCTCTCGCGCAGACCCTGGAGCAGCAGGGGCACACGGTCGCCGTTGTCGACCAGGACCCCACGGCCTTCCGCCGCTTGGGCTCCGGGTTCGGTGGCCGCCGCGTGACCGGAGTCGGGTTCGACCAGGACACGCTGCGCGAGGCTGGGATCGAGGAAGCCGGCGCCTTCGCCGCTGTCAGCAGCGGCGACAACTCCAACATCATCGCCGCCCGGGTGGCACGCGAGATGTTCGGCATCGAGAACGTCGCGGCCCGTATCTACGACCCGCGCCGTGCGGAGGTGTACCAGCGCCTGGGAATCCCGACCGTCGCCACGGTCCGCTGGACCGCGGACCAGATGCTGCGGCGGCTGCTGCCGTCCGGCGCCGAGCCGCTGTGGCGCGACCCGAGCGGCGGGGTGCAGCTCGCCGAGGTGCACACCTCGGCCTCCTGGATCGGCCACAAGGTCAGCACGCTGCAGGAGGAGACGGGCGTGCGCGTCGCGTTCCTCACCCGGCTGGGCGAAGCGATTCTGCCGTCGTCGCAGACGGTGCTGCAGGAGGGCGACCTCGTCCACGTGATGATGCGTACGGACGAGATCGAGAAGGTCGAGGCGGCCTTCGCCGAGGGCCCTGAGGAGGGCGGTCACTGA
- a CDS encoding APC family permease, producing the protein MSKLTDLPKRILIGRALRSDKLGETLLPKRIALPVFASDPLSSVAYAPGEVLLVLSIAGVSAYHFSPWIAVAVVVLMFTVVASYRQNVHAYPSGGGDYEVANTNLGPRAGLTVASALLVDYVLTVAVSISSGVENLGSAVPFVVENKVLCAVAIIILLTLMNLRGVKESGKLFAIPTYVFVAGVFVMIAWGAFKGIVLDDTMKAPTADFEIKAEQQGLAGFALVFLLLRAFSSGCAALTGVEAISNGVPAFRKPKSKNAATTLLFMGGLAVTMFCGIIGLAMATDVKMAETPAHDLLRNGTPVGDDYVQNPVISQVAAAVFGDGTFFFVVLAAATALVLFLAANTAYNGFPLLGSILAQDRYLPRQLHTRGDRLAFSNGIVLLAGAAILLVWVYGADSTKLIQLYIVGVFVSFTLSQTGMVRHWNRHLRTEKDPAKRRHMIRSRAINTFGAFFTGLVLVVVLATKFTHGAWVALLGMVIFYGTMTAIRKHYDRVAEEIAAAEERPDDYVRPSRVHSIVLVSKIHKPTLRALAYAKLMRSDKLEAVSINVDPAETKALKEEWERRGINVPLKILDSPYREITRPVIEYVKGLRRESPRDVVSVIIPEYVVGHWYEHLLHNQSALRLKGRLLFTPGVMVTSVPYQLESSEVAKKRARKRQDWNAPGSVRRGPVDQRAKEPSGKG; encoded by the coding sequence GTGTCCAAACTGACCGACCTGCCCAAACGGATCCTGATCGGCAGGGCGCTGCGCAGCGACAAGCTGGGGGAAACGCTCCTCCCGAAGCGCATCGCCCTTCCCGTCTTCGCCTCCGACCCGCTGTCCTCGGTGGCGTACGCACCGGGCGAAGTCCTTCTGGTGCTCTCCATCGCGGGTGTGTCGGCCTACCACTTCAGCCCGTGGATCGCGGTCGCCGTCGTGGTGCTGATGTTCACCGTCGTCGCCTCCTACCGGCAGAACGTGCACGCCTACCCGAGCGGCGGCGGCGACTACGAGGTCGCCAACACCAACCTCGGGCCCAGGGCCGGTCTCACCGTCGCCAGCGCCCTCCTCGTGGACTACGTCCTCACGGTGGCCGTCTCGATCTCCTCCGGGGTGGAGAACCTCGGCTCCGCGGTCCCCTTCGTCGTCGAGAACAAGGTTCTCTGCGCCGTCGCCATCATCATCCTGCTGACCCTGATGAACCTGCGTGGCGTGAAGGAGTCGGGCAAGCTCTTCGCGATCCCGACGTACGTCTTCGTCGCCGGCGTATTCGTCATGATCGCCTGGGGTGCCTTCAAGGGGATCGTGCTCGACGACACCATGAAGGCCCCGACCGCCGACTTCGAGATCAAGGCCGAGCAGCAGGGCCTGGCCGGCTTCGCGCTGGTCTTCCTGCTGCTGCGGGCCTTCTCCTCCGGCTGCGCCGCGCTCACCGGCGTCGAGGCGATCAGCAATGGCGTCCCCGCCTTCCGCAAGCCGAAGAGCAAGAACGCCGCGACCACCCTGCTGTTCATGGGCGGCCTGGCCGTCACCATGTTCTGCGGCATCATCGGCCTGGCCATGGCCACCGACGTGAAGATGGCCGAGACACCCGCGCACGACCTGCTGCGAAACGGCACCCCGGTCGGCGACGACTATGTCCAGAACCCGGTGATCTCCCAGGTCGCGGCCGCGGTCTTCGGCGACGGGACGTTCTTCTTCGTGGTGCTCGCGGCGGCGACCGCGCTGGTGCTGTTCCTGGCCGCCAACACCGCGTACAACGGCTTCCCGCTGCTCGGCTCGATCCTCGCCCAGGACCGCTATCTGCCGCGGCAGCTGCACACCCGCGGCGACCGGCTGGCCTTCTCCAACGGCATTGTGCTGCTGGCAGGGGCGGCCATCCTCCTGGTCTGGGTCTACGGCGCCGACTCGACCAAGCTGATCCAGCTCTACATCGTCGGCGTCTTCGTCTCCTTCACCCTCAGCCAGACCGGCATGGTGCGGCACTGGAACCGCCATCTGAGGACCGAGAAGGACCCGGCCAAGCGCCGCCACATGATCCGCTCCCGGGCGATCAACACCTTCGGCGCCTTCTTCACCGGCCTGGTGCTCGTCGTCGTACTCGCGACGAAGTTCACGCACGGCGCGTGGGTGGCGCTGCTGGGCATGGTGATCTTCTACGGAACGATGACCGCGATCCGTAAGCACTACGACCGCGTCGCCGAGGAGATCGCCGCCGCGGAGGAGCGCCCCGACGACTATGTGCGCCCGTCGCGCGTGCACTCCATCGTCCTGGTCTCCAAGATCCACAAGCCGACGCTGCGCGCCCTCGCGTACGCCAAGCTGATGCGCTCCGACAAGCTCGAAGCCGTCAGCATCAACGTCGACCCGGCCGAGACCAAGGCGCTCAAGGAGGAGTGGGAGCGGCGCGGCATCAATGTGCCGCTGAAGATCCTCGACTCCCCGTACCGCGAGATCACCCGGCCGGTCATCGAGTACGTCAAGGGGCTGCGGCGCGAGAGCCCGCGGGACGTGGTCAGCGTCATCATCCCCGAGTACGTGGTGGGTCACTGGTACGAGCATCTGCTGCACAACCAGAGCGCGCTGCGCCTCAAGGGGCGGCTGCTGTTCACCCCCGGGGTGATGGTGACCTCGGTGCCGTACCAGCTGGAGTCCTCGGAGGTCGCGAAGAAGCGGGCGAGGAAGCGCCAGGACTGGAACGCGCCGGGCTCGGTCCGGCGCGGGCCCGTGGACCAGCGTGCCAAGGAGCCGAGCGGCAAGGGCTGA
- a CDS encoding class I SAM-dependent RNA methyltransferase, with protein sequence MQNAPESSLVGEEYEVEVGPVAHGGHCIARTEEGRVLFVRHTLPGEKIVARITEGEEDSRFLRADAVRIIEASKDRVEAPCPYSGPGNCGGCDWQHAKPGAQRRLKGEVIAEQLQRLAGLTPEEAGWDGTVVPAEGDKLPKGEVPAWRTRVQYAIDTEGRAGLRKHRSHDVQPIDHCMIAAPGVTELGIEKQDWSQMASVEAIAATGSNDRQVILTPRPGGRLPLVELDKPVSVLRVEERDGGVHRVHGRAFVRERADERTYRVGMGGFWQVHPQAADILVKAVMQGLMPRKGESALDLYCGVGLFAGAIAERIGEGGGVLGIESTKRAVEDARHNLQDLERVRIEHGKVEQVLPRTGITETDLIVLDPPRAGAGKQTVKHLAGLGARRIAYVACDPAALARDLAYFREGGYKPRTLRAFDLFPMTSHVECVAILEPTAKGL encoded by the coding sequence ATGCAGAACGCACCTGAGTCTTCGCTGGTCGGGGAGGAGTACGAGGTCGAGGTCGGCCCCGTAGCGCACGGCGGCCACTGCATCGCCCGCACCGAGGAGGGGCGGGTGCTGTTCGTACGGCACACGCTGCCCGGCGAGAAGATCGTCGCCCGGATCACCGAGGGCGAGGAGGACTCCCGCTTCCTGCGCGCCGACGCCGTACGGATCATCGAGGCGTCCAAGGACCGCGTCGAGGCCCCGTGCCCGTACTCCGGACCCGGCAACTGCGGCGGCTGCGACTGGCAGCACGCCAAGCCGGGCGCCCAGCGGCGGCTCAAGGGCGAGGTGATCGCCGAGCAGCTGCAGCGGCTCGCGGGCCTCACCCCCGAGGAGGCCGGCTGGGACGGCACGGTCGTGCCCGCTGAGGGCGACAAGCTGCCGAAGGGCGAGGTGCCGGCCTGGCGCACGCGCGTGCAGTACGCGATCGACACGGAGGGCCGCGCGGGGCTGCGCAAGCACCGCTCGCACGACGTCCAGCCGATCGACCACTGCATGATCGCCGCCCCGGGGGTCACCGAGCTCGGCATCGAGAAGCAGGACTGGTCGCAGATGGCCTCGGTCGAGGCGATCGCGGCGACCGGATCCAACGACCGCCAGGTCATCCTCACCCCGCGCCCGGGCGGCCGGCTGCCGCTGGTCGAACTGGACAAGCCGGTCTCGGTGTTGCGCGTGGAGGAGCGGGACGGCGGAGTGCACCGGGTGCACGGCCGCGCCTTCGTACGGGAGCGCGCCGACGAGCGTACGTACCGCGTCGGCATGGGCGGCTTCTGGCAGGTGCACCCGCAGGCCGCGGACATCCTGGTCAAGGCCGTGATGCAGGGCCTGATGCCGCGCAAGGGCGAGTCGGCGCTCGATCTGTACTGCGGTGTGGGCCTGTTCGCGGGCGCGATCGCGGAACGGATCGGAGAGGGCGGCGGGGTGCTCGGCATCGAGTCCACCAAGCGCGCGGTCGAGGACGCCCGGCACAACCTCCAGGACCTGGAGCGGGTACGCATCGAGCACGGCAAGGTCGAACAGGTCCTGCCGCGCACGGGGATCACCGAGACGGACCTGATCGTGCTCGACCCGCCGCGCGCGGGGGCGGGCAAGCAGACGGTGAAGCACCTGGCGGGCCTGGGCGCACGGCGCATCGCGTATGTCGCCTGCGACCCGGCGGCGCTGGCGCGCGACCTGGCGTACTTCCGCGAGGGCGGCTACAAGCCGCGCACACTGCGGGCGTTCGACCTGTTTCCGATGACCTCGCATGTGGAGTGTGTGGCGATTCTTGAACCGACGGCAAAGGGGCTCTGA